One Phragmites australis chromosome 23, lpPhrAust1.1, whole genome shotgun sequence DNA window includes the following coding sequences:
- the LOC133905884 gene encoding ultraviolet-B receptor UVR8-like, whose protein sequence is MDATTSSGASSSLPLHLMVDDTLALVTPLQQSFQRPQRHCFGDSAPGEFPLAANPSIVLHVLTSCNLDPEDLAHLEATCTFFRKPANFPPDFQLSMSELAALDMCQKRAIFKPMTAHERELFKQRCGGSWKLVLRFIMAGEACCRREKSQAIAGPGHSIAVTTSGAVYTFGSNNSGQLGHGNLEEEWRPRLIRSLQGIRIIQAAAGAGRTMLVSDAGKVYAFGKDSFGEIEYGVQGSRVVTTPQMVESLKDIYIVQAAIGNFFTAVLSREGCVYSFSWGNDMRLGHQTEPNDVQPHLLTGALEHIPVVQIAAGYCYLLALACQPTGMSVYSVGCGLGGKLGHGSRTDEKYPRLIEQFKTLNIQPVVVAAGAWHAAVVGKDGRVCTWGWGRYGCLGHANEECESAPKVVEALSGVKAVHVATGDYTTFVVSDKGDVYSFGCGESSSLGHSTITEGNNRQSNVLSPELVTSLKRVDEKMVQISLTNSIYWNAHTFALTDSGKLYAFGAGDKGQLGTELVAQQSERGTPERVEIDLN, encoded by the exons ATGGATGCCACCACCAGCAGTGGAGCTTCCTCATCTCTTCCCCTTCATCTCATGGTAGACGATACGCTTGCTCTTGTTACTCCATTGCAGCAATCATTTCAGCGACCGCAGCGCCATTGCTTTGGCGACTCTGCTCCTGGAGAATTCCCATTGGCTGCAAACCCATCAATTGTCCTCCATGTCCTCACATCATGCAATTTAGACCCAGAGGACCTCGCCCACTTGGAG GCAACATGCACATTTTTCAGGAAGCCTGCCAATTTCCCTCCCGATTTCCAATTGTCCATGTCGGAGCTCGCAGCGTTGGATATGTGTCAGAAAAGGGCTATCTTTAAGCCTATGACTGCACATGAAAGAGAACTGTTTAAGCAACGCTGTGGTGGGAGCTGGAAACTAGTTCTTAGATTTATAATGGCAGGTGAAGCATGTTGTCGGAGAGAAAAATCTCAGGCGATTGCCGGACCTGGTCACAGCATCGCTGTGACAACAAGTGGTGCTGTGTATACTTTCGGGTCCAACAACTCTGGTCAACTTGGCCATGGCAATTTAGAAGAGGAGTGGAGACCACGTCTCATCAG ATCATTGCAGGGGATTAGAATTATtcaagcagcagcaggagcagggCGCACAATGCTGGTCAGTGATGCTGGTAAGGTGTATGCATTTGGAAAGGACTCCTTTGGAGAAATTGAATATGGGGTTCAAGGTTCCAGGGTTGTGACTACGCCACAAATGGTAGAATCATTGAAGGACATATACATTGTCCAAGCAGCAATCGGGAACTTCTTTACTGCAGTGCTGTCTCGGGAGGGATGTGTTTATTCATTTTCATGGGGGAATGACATGAGACTTGGTCATCAGACAGAACCAAATGATGTGCAGCCACATCTTCTCACAGGGGCTCTTGAGCATATACCAGTTGTGCAGATTGCTGCAGGCTATTGCTATCTCCTTGCTTTGGCATGCCAACCGACTGGCAT GTCTGTTTATTCTGTTGGTTGTGGTTTAGGAGGGAAGCTCGGTCATGGTTCACGAACTGATGAGAAATATCCTAGGTTAATTGAGCAGTTCAAAACTTTAAATATACAGCCAGTGGTAGTTGCTGCTGGGGCATGGCATGCTGCTGTTGTTGGCAAAGATGGACGTGTCTGCACTTGGGGATGGGGGCGTTATGGCTGCTTGGGTCATGCTAATGAGGAATGTGAATCTGCTCCGAAGGTGGTTGAGGCTTTGAGTGGTGTAAAGGCTGTCCATGTAGCAACTGGAGATTACACAACATTTGTGGTATCAGATAAAGGCGATGTTTACTCGTTTGGATGCGGTGAATCATCAAGTCTTGGCCACAGCACTATAACTGAG GGTAACAACAGACAATCAAACGTGCTTAGCCCTGAATTGGTGACTTCTTTGAAGAGAGTTGATGAAAAGATGGTTCAGATCAGCCTTACAAACTCCATATATTGGAATGCGCATACATTTGCTCTGACAGATTCAGGGAAACTCTACGCATTTGGTGCAGGGGACAAAGGGCAGCTAGGTACAGAACTTGTTGCGCAGCAAAGTGAAAGGGGGACCCCAGAACGGGTTGAAATTGACCTCAATTAG